The Delphinus delphis chromosome 2, mDelDel1.2, whole genome shotgun sequence genome contains a region encoding:
- the LOC132420832 gene encoding cytochrome P450 1A1, producing MFSVFGLSIPISATELLLASATFCLVFWVVRAWQPRVPKGLKSPPGPWSWPLIGHVLTLGKSPHLALSRLSQRYGDVLQIRIGCTPVLVLSGLDTIRQALVRQGDDFKGRPDLYSFTLVADGQSMTFNPDSGPVWAARRRLAQNALNSFSVASDPASSSSCYLEEHVSKEAKHLISKFQELMAESGRFDPYRYVVVSVANVICAMCFGRRYDHESQELLSILTLSNEFGEVTASGNPADFIPILRYLPNTALDVFKDLNQRFYIFMQKMLKEHYKTFEKGHIRDITDSLIEHCQDKRLDENANIQVSDEKIVNVVMDLFGAGFDTVTTAISWSLMYLVTSPRVQKKIQEELDTVIGSARQPRLSDRPQLPYLEAFILETFRHSSFMPFTIPHSTTRDTSLNGFYIPKGRCVFVNQWQSNHDQKLWDNPSAFWPERFLTAGGTINKALSEKVILFGLGKRKCIGETIARGEVFLFLAILLQQVEFRVTPGVKVDMTAIYGLTMKHAPCEHFQVHMRS from the exons ATGTTCTCTGTGTTTGGACTCTCCATCCCCATCTCGGCCACAGAGCTTCTCCTGGCCTCTGCCACCTTCTGCCTGGTATTCTGGGTGGTCAGGGCCTGGCAGCCTCGGGTCCCTAAAGGCCTGAAGAGTCCACCAGGGCCCTGGAGCTGGCCCCTGATCGGGCACGTGCTGACCTTGGGGAAGAGCCCACACTTGGCCCTGTCGCGGCTGAGCCAGCGCTATGGAGACGTGCTGCAGATCCGCATTGGCTGCACACCCGTGCTGGTGCTCAGCGGCCTGGACACCATCCGGCAGGCCCTGGTGCGGCAGGGTGATGATTTCAAGGGCCGGCCTGACCTCTACAGCTTCACCTTAGTCGCTGATGGCCAGAGTATGACCTTCAACCCAGACTCTGGACCAGTGTGGGCTGCCCGGCGACGCCTGGCCCAGAATGCTCTCAACTCCTTCTCCGTTGCCTCAGACCCGGCTTCCTCATCCTCCTGTTACCTGGAAGAGCATGTGAGCAAGGAGGCCAAGCACCTCATCAGCAAGTTCCAGGAGCTGATGGCAGAGTCTGGGCGCTTTGACCCCTACAGGTATGTAGTGGTGTCAGTGGCCAATGTCATCTGTGCCATGTGCTTTGGCCGACGCTATGACCATGAGAGCCAAGAGCTGCTTAGCATACTCACTCTGAGTAATGAGTTCGGGGAGGTGACTGCCTCTGGGAACCCAGCCGACTTCATCCCTATCCTCCGTTACCTGCCCAACACTGCCCTGGATGTCTTCAAGGACTTGAATCAGAGGTTCTACATTTTCATGCAGAAGATGCTCAAGGAACACTATAAAACGTTTGAGAAG GGCCACATTCGGGACATCACAGACAGCCTGATTGAGCACTGTCAGGACAAGAGACTGGACGAGAATGCCAATATCCAGGTGTCAGATGAGAAGATCGTTAATGTCGTCATGGACCTCTTTGGAGCTG GGTTTGACACAGTCACAACCGCCATCTCCTGGAGCCTCATGTACCTGGTGACAAGCCCCAGGGTGCAGAAAAAGATTCAGGAGGAGCTGG ACACAGTGATTGGCAGCGCACGGCAGCCCCGGCTCTCTGACAGACCCCAGCTGCCCTATTTGGAGGCGTTCATTCTGGAGACCTTCCGACATTCCTCTTTCATGCCCTTCACCATCCCCCACAG taCCACAAGAGACACAAGTCTGAATGGCTTTTACATCCCCAAGGGGCGCTGTGTCTTTGTAAACCAGTGGCAGAGCAACCATGACCA GAAGCTGTGGGATAATCCATCTGCTTTCTGGCCAGAACGGTTTCTCACCGCTGGTGGCACCATTAACAAAGCTCTCAGTGAGAAGGTGATTCTTTTCGGTTTGGGCAAGCGGAAGTGCATCGGTGAGACCATCGCCCGCGGGGAGGTCTTTCTCTTCCTGGCCATCCTCCTGCAGCAGGTGGAATTCCGTGTGACCCCGGGTGTGAAGGTGGACATGACCGCCATTTACGGGCTGACCATGAAGCATGCCCCCTGTGAGCACTTCCAGGTGCACATGCGCTCTTAG